Part of the Natronobacterium gregoryi SP2 genome, CCACGGGTAGAAGGTCGCGTACTCTTGTACTGCAGTGTAGCCGAGAAACGCGACCGTGATCACGAGATAGGCGGTCCCGATCGCCGCCAGTGGATACTCATATCCCGGCACGTAGTCGTTGCGCTCGAGCCAGACGGCGATTACGATCGCGACCACTGCGAGCATGGTCACGGTGACGTAGATCAGCGGACTGATCAGAAACCCGGACCAGGGGAGTTCGATCGCGAGTTCGCCAGTGTGTCGGAACGCGGCGACGTTTGCGTCCTCGACGGTCCGGAGTGCCCCACCGAACAGGATAAACGGGAACAGCGCGTAAAAGCCCGCCCGATAGCGTTCGATCCCGAGTCGTCGGACGAGAAAGACGATCCCGATGACGCCGAGGACCAGCGCCGGAATGTAGCCAGCGTAAGAGACGAACGTGTATCCGGGTGAGGCCGTCGGTCCGGTAGCAACACCCTCGCTTATCGCCGCGTTACAGGCCATCGGGTCGCCGCCTGCCCAGTCGACACAGCCCCAGCCGTGGGCGTCGGCGACGACCGGCCCCCAGTAGTACTGCCAGATAAGATCGAC contains:
- a CDS encoding DUF63 family protein produces the protein MYEYIERYGPERVWAVAVLVLAVGIALLAVRFPQRVYVDLIWQYYWGPVVADAHGWGCVDWAGGDPMACNAAISEGVATGPTASPGYTFVSYAGYIPALVLGVIGIVFLVRRLGIERYRAGFYALFPFILFGGALRTVEDANVAAFRHTGELAIELPWSGFLISPLIYVTVTMLAVVAIVIAVWLERNDYVPGYEYPLAAIGTAYLVITVAFLGYTAVQEYATFYPWLLLTVLVGATLATWVTWTAVQRFVPDVNRGTRYMGLVVIWAHAVDGVANVIGLDWAIAFGHGQNLVPKHPVNATIVDVTGSILPPEIVDITGEAWPFLLVKLAAAVVVVWIFNEEVFDESPRYAILLLITVVAVGLGPGTRDMLRATFGI